The genomic DNA GTAATCGATACACCGGGAATGAGGGAATTACAGCTTTATACAGGTGATATTTCAAAAACATTTGAAGATATAGAGGAACTTGCAGCACAATGTAAATATAAAAACTGTTCACATGTTTCAGAACCTGGCTGTATGGTCAGAAATGCAATTGAAAACGGGATTTTATCCGAAGAACGTTTTGGAAGTTATTTGAAATTGCAGCGTGAAATGGAGTACAGTAATCTAAACTCACGTCAGACCGAACAGGAAAAGATAAACAGAATGTTTGGCAGTAAGAAAGAAATGAAGAATGTAATGAAACATCTGAAAGGCCGAAAGAACAGATAAAATATCCGTCACAGGATATGTAAAAAAGTTCTTTTGTCAAGAGAAGCTTTTTTATGTCAAAACAAGCAGAAAACCAGAGACCAAATCTCTGGTTTTTAGTTTGATTAAATTTTGAAAATTACTGGACTTCTGATAAAGAAGCATCTCCAAAAGTTGATTTGTTTGTTTTTGTATAAACTGAAACAGTATTATAACCTTCATCTATTAATTTTTGCAGATTATTAACTTTTAGTGTGAGTGTTTCATTTACATATCCCTTTTTCAGCTCTTTAGATATGATCTTCATATCTTTGAAATCTCCGTCTTTTGTCAGAATAAGATAAACATTTTTCCCATTCCCGTCGTAAGTAAAATTTGATATTGTGATCTCTTTTCCAGTTGTTTCCAAAGATACCTCGCCGCTTATCTGATGTATTTTTGAAACAAAGCTTCCTGTAAGAATTTCAGAGAAGCTGACAACAGAAATCATTAAAATTCCCAGCAATAAAAACTTTTTCATTTTTCCTCCTTGTAATATTTATATTTAGCAATTAATAAATTGTAGTATATTTAATAAATAAAGTCAATGACTGTCCGCTGGGAGATTTCATATCATTTATCGAATCTTTTGAACAGAAGTGATGCATTATGCCCGCCAAAGCCGAATCCATTGGAAACAGCATATTCGATATCATGTTTGACAGCAGTATTCGGTGTATAATCGAGATCACATTTTTCATCGGGATTTTTCAGATTTATAGTAGGGGGCACAAGACCATTTTCTATTGCTTTCAGAGTTATTACAGCTTCTGCTCCGCCGGCAGCTCCGAATAAATGACCGGTTATTGATTTTGTGGCACTTATTTTTATATTTTTTGCATTTTCGCCAAAAACAGACTTAATAGCATTTGTTTCTGATATATCTCCTTCTTTAGTACTTGTGGCATGCGCATTGATGTAATTTACTCTTGAAGGCTGTATTTCCGCCATGGATAAAGCCAGACTCATTGCTCTTTCGGCACCGTGAAAATCAGGAGTCGTCATATGAAATGCATCTGATGTGGCACCATAGCCGACAACTTCCCCGAGTATTTCAGCACCGCGTTTTACGGCATGTTCATATTCTTCAAGAAGGAGTATACCGGCACCTTCTGCAATTACAAAGCCGTCGCGGTCTTTATCAAACGGTCTGCTGGATTCTAAAGGATGGTCATTGTTTCTTGACATTGCTTTCATATTTGAAAAGCCGGCAAAGGTCAGCGGATTTATCGGAGCTTCTGCACCTCCTGCAAGAACAGCATCTGTATAGCCGTGCTTTATGCTTAGAAAGGCCTCGCCTATAGCGTGATTTGACGTGGCACAGGCAGAAACAGGTGAGAAGCTCGGACCTTTGAATCCTGTATTTATAGATATGAAGCCGGCAGCCATATTGGTAATCATCATAGGAACCATAAACGGCGATACACGTCTGCTTCCTTTTTCCAAAAATATCCTGTGGTTTTTTAGGATGGTATCAAGTCCTCCTACACCGGAACCTATATAGATTCCAACCCTGTTTTTATCAAAGGTATTATCACTGACACCTCCTGATTCAAGGGCCTGAGCAGCTGCGGCATATGCATACTGAGTAAAAAGATCAGTTTTGTTGATATCTTTTTTATTCATATATTTTTCTGCATCAAAGCTTTCGATATAAGCCGCTATTCTTGTAGGGATATCAGAAAATTCAGGATCCTCTATCAGCTTTATTCCTGATTTTCCTTCGGCGATATTTTTCCAGAATATATCGACATTATTTCCCAGTGCGGATATAATTCCATATCCTGTGATAACTACTCTTTTCATTTAATTACTCTCCTTTTTGTCCAGAAAATCATAAAATTCTTTTTTTATGGACATAACAGATTCTTTGTAAAATTCTTCTCCCAGAATACGTCTGTATTGCAGTGCCCCTTTGAGGGCGAGGTAGGAATTCACTGCCTGTGAATAGTCGGTTAAGCCGGGGGCATACTTTTCAACCAGTTTTTTAAAATGCTCAATTTCCATTTCTGTGGTCTTTTTTAGTTCTTTCTTTAATTTAGGCGAAAATTGATCAAAGTCTGACTGTAAGCTGGATATAGGACATATTTCCCCGGATTTTATGGTGTTTATTCTTGTTTCTGCAAAAATCCACGGGTGTAATCCCTGTTTAAGAATTTTGCCGCTGCCGTCTTCAATTTTTGACTGAAGGTATTGACAGACAGCTATGCCGAGATCTTCTTTCTTTTCAAAATGATGATGTACTGCTGCTTTGCTTATTTTTAGTTTTTGTGCGATATCATCATAACTGAAAGAAGAATAGCCCTTTGTTTTTATTAATTTTATAGAATATTCAATAATTTTATCCTTTGTAGATATCAAAATATAAGACTTCCTTTCCATTTATACTTACTTACTGATAAGTATGTAAATGTTAGCATGTTTTGAAATTTTAGTCAAGTCAGTATATTTTGAGATAATAATCTGGGAAAATAACAGGGCAGTTTTTGTTGACTGTTTTATACAGTAATGTTATATTGATGATATTGCGGCGTTTAATATATGGAGGTAAAAAATGGAGATTCTTTTTTCTTTTTTATTATCATTTGTGTTTTCTGTAAACACGATGGTATCAAACAGTAATGTAAATTTACAGAAAATTTTTGATGAAAATAAAATTACAGGCAGTGTTACTATTTATGATTATAAAAATAAAATCTGGATTTACAGTAATGAAGAAGATTCCAAAATAAGAAGACTCCCGGCTTCTACTTTCAAAATACCGAATTCCCTTATTTTTCTTGAAGAAGAAGTGGTTAAGGATGAAAATGAAGCAATGGAATGGGACGGAATAAAGAGATATATTGAAAACTGGAATAAGGATTTGAATCTGAGGGAAGCCTATGAATATTCAGCTTTATGGTTTTATATGAAAGGTGCCGGAAAGATAAAGAGTGAAAAATATAAAGAATATCTGAAAGAATTTAATTATGGAAATCAGATTGTGTCAGAGAAAAAGAATTCATTCTGGATTGACCGGAGCCTGAAAATTTCTCCGGAAGAACAAATAGATTTTCTAATAAATCTCTATGAAGAAAAATTCATGCTTTCTGAAAAAACCTATAAAATTGTAAAAGACATTATGATAAATGAAAAAACTCCGGAGTATACGCTAAGGGGGAAAACCGGCTGGGGAAGAGAGGGTGCGGAAAATATCATATGGTATGTGGGGTATATCGAAGCAAAGGAAAATGTATATTTTTTTGCCGTAAGAATTATAAATGCTTCTGAGGAACGAAACAGCTATCTACTGGACTTTAGAAAACAATTAACTATGATGGCTTTCAGAGAGCTGGGAATAATTAATTAATCTGATATAGAGAAAATAAAAATAAGAAGATTTTTCACGAGACAAACCATATAAAAATTAGTGTTTGATATTTGAAACACTGTTTATATACGGATATAAAGCTTGAGCTCCTTATTTTTCAATGGTTTTAAAAGAAAAATAGAAAAAAGAAGAGTTTAAAAAGAGCTTGAAAAAAATTCATGAATGTGTTATTATATTTTGTATTGTAAAAAGGGCATTCCGCTTTTATAAACAGTTATAAAATGAATGTCACGTAAAGAAGGGAGGAAATTTCTTGAAAGAGAAATTAATCGAGCTTGTAGAAAAAGACCAGTTGAAAACAGACATACCGGAATTTAAGGCAGGAGATACTGTTGCAGTTCATTATAAGGTAAAAGAGGGAAATAAAGAGAGAATACAGGTCTTTGAAGGTGTAGTTATAAGAGTATCTGGTGGAGGTATTTCTAAGAATTTTACTGTAAGAAAAGTTTCATCAGGAGTGGGCGTAGAAAGAATTATGCCTATTAATTCTCCACTAATTGAAAAAATAGAAGTTAAGAGAATCGGTAAAGTAAGAAGATCTAGACTATATTATTTAAGAGAATTATCAGGAAAAGCTGCTAGAATTAAAGAAATTAGAAAGTAGCTTAAGGCTAGCAAGTTGGCTAGCTTTTTTTATATAAATCACATGAAGGCGGTCATATATGAATTTAGTATTATGGGGTGTGTTCTATGTCATTCTGACAGGGATATTACTTTACTTTTTTATAAAGGAAAAAGTTATAGTTGAGTGGTTAAAAGAAAAAGAAAAAAATATTGCGGACAGACTGGCATCAAAAGGTGATCTGGGCAAGATGAAAAAGACTGCCGATATAATAACAGTAGTACATATAATTATTCTGGCACTTTTATTCTGGAAAATAATGGATTCAGGTCAGGATCTGGATTTTTCATTTAAAAGAAATATAATCATGGTTGTTTTTGCACTGAATGCCGGCGTGCTGATTCTGAGAAAGAAGCAGGAATGGGCTTTTGTAGTAAATGCTCTTCTTCTTGTATTGGGAAGACTTATGATGGATATGCAGGGAATATATCTCTATTCATATCTGGCACTGGGGTGTGTATTATTTCTGGTGGAAATATACCTTTATCAAAGTCAGATATTTGAAGCGGTACACTTAATAGAGACTAGTATTACTGCCGTAGTTATCGTACTTCTTATACAGAACTTTTATCTGGGGAATTTTATGATTCCTACAGGCTCAATGAGACCGACAATAATCGAAAATGACAGATTTTTTGCCAATATGATATCATATAAATTTCAAGACCCTAAACGCGGGGATATTATCGCATTTAAAGAGCCTAAGGATAACAAGCTTCTTTATACCAAAAGACTTGTGGGACTTCCGGGCGAGACATTAAGTATAGATGATAACGGAGAGCTTGTCATTAATGATAATGTAATAGAAATGAAGGCTCACTTAATAGGACAGGGAAAGAAAGCTCTTACAGTAACTAATGAGGGGCTTGTAGTTATTCTCCAGAATGGTTACGATAATCGTACCGGGACAGTATACGACGAAGTAATAAACTTTAAGACAAATCTTGAGGGAAAAGAAGGTACGCCTATACAGGTAGACAAAAAGGGAATTCTTTTTTCCGACGGTGAGATGCTGGATACGAGAGTATTTTACAGAAAAGAAGGCTTTCTTGGTTTTGCAGGTAAAATATACATACCTAAAAAAGATGATGTAGTAAAACTGGGAAAAATATATAAAATGATAATAGAACAGGAAATATCTACGCAAAGCTATGTAATAAACTATGTGGAAGTACCTTTGGAAGAGATAATGGAACAAGTAAAAGCAGGTGAAAAATTTACAGATATATTCTATAATACCGATAATTTCAGAACAACCGGCGAGACATATATTTATACTCTTAATGTAAAGGGAAAAGATGATACGGTTATGAATATACTGGATTTTAAATATAATAAAGACACTATGAATTCACTCCTGGCAGGTCAGGAAATTACGCTTACGCATGATTACTACTTCGCAATGGGTGATAACAGCAGTGACAGTGATGACTCGAGATATTGGGGTTATGTACAGGACAGCAGAATAAAAGGGAAGCTTTTATTTAGATTCCTTCCTATAACTAAGTTTGGGATCGTAAAATAAATGGAGGTTTTAATTTCCGAAAAAATAAAAGATTATGATAATATAATAAAAATTCATAATCTTTATTTTGATAATAAATGGCAGCCAAATGATATTGAGAATATGAACAGAACAGAAAATTACGGTTTTATAGTTATTAAGAAAGATAATGAAATAGCGGCTTATTTAATTTCGTATGACACTTTGGACAGTATTGACCTGTTTGAGATAGCTGTAGACAGCAGTTATCATGGACAGGGAATGGGAACAATACTTCTGAAAACATTATCTGAAAAAAACCGTAACAGGGATATATTTCTGGAAGTAAGTGAAGATAATGAAAAAGCGCTTTTATTATACAAAAAAAATAATTTTAAGCAAATTTCTTTAAGAAAAAATTACTATAAAGACAATAAAAGTGCTATAATAATGGTGAGGAAATATGATAATTGAGTTTTTAGAAAGTAAAAGAATAATTAAAAGCAGGGAAATAGCGGGTTATCTTGAAAAAAACGAAGTATATCTGACACATTCCATGCTGAAAAAATTTACAGAATTAGCATATGAACTGGAAAACAGCACTGATGAAAATTTTTATGAGAAACTGTCGGAAATAAAGCTGGACATGAAAAAATCCAAAAAAGACAGGGGAACAGAGCTCATAGAAAAGATAGAAAGAATGAAAATGCCGGTATATTCTGATACTTTAAGAGAATTTGAAAAAAGAATACGGAAGATAAAAAACAGTCAAATAAGTGTCAAATATCCCAGAGAACTTGAAGGAGGAGAAATTCTGCTGGAAATAAAGCTAAAAGATCACAGGGATGTGAAAAAATCACTGGACAGCTTAGATAAAAACAGAGAGATTATTGAAGAAATGATGAGAATTTTTGAAAACGGTATTTGGGAGGAATAAGTATGAGAGGATATTTTAGTATGATTCTTCACGCTCATCTGCCTTATGTTAGGCATCCAGAATATGAAGAATTTTTAGAAGAAGACTGGCTTTATGAAGCAATAAGTGAAACTTATATTCCTTTATTAAATATGTTTGAAAACCTTACAAGGGATAAAATTCCCTGGAGTATTACAATGACTATGTCTGGTACTCTGGCAAACATGTTAAATGACGAACTCTTAAGATCAAGATATGAAGTAAGTCTTAATAAGTCGCTGGAATTATGCAGGCTTGAAGTGGAAAGGCTGAAAGATCAAGAGGAACTCCTGAATGTAGCTAAATTCAACTTAAGCTTTTTTAAAAGGGCAAAAGAAACATTTCTGAGATATAACGGGGATTTGATAAAAGCATTTAAAAAGTTTCAGGATAATGGAAATCTGGAGATTATACCCGTAGCTGCCACTCACGGCTTCCTTCCATTTATGAAAGACTTTCCCGAAGCAGTAAATGCACAGATATTAATGGCAAAAGAAGACTATAAAAATAATTACGGAAGAGATCCGAAAGGAATATGGCTTTCTGAGTGTGCTTATTATCCCGGACAGGATAAGTATCTTGAAAAAAATAATTTGAAATATTTTATAGTAGATGCTCATGGTATAATGTTCAGTTCTCCAAAGCCTTTGTACGGAGTATATGCTCCTGTTTATACGGCTAACGGTGTAGCTGCTTTTGCACGGGATCTGGAGTCTTCAGAACAGGTATGGAGTTCCGAAATAGGTTATCCAGGTGACGGAGCCTACAGAGAATTTCATAAGGATGCAGGATATGAGCTGGATTATGACTATGTAAAACCATTTCTGCACAGTGACGGGGTAAGAAGAAATATAGGCATAAAATATTATGCTATTACTGACAAGAACAGCGGGGAGAAAAGAGTGTATAATCCCGGCGCTGCACATGACAGAGCTAAAGAGCATGCACGTGACTTTGTAAACAACAGGTCAAAGCAGATTGGATATCTGAAATCCCTTATGAGAACGAGAGAACCTATAGTGGTATCGCCTTATGATGCAGAATTATACGGTCACTGGTGGTTTGAGGGACCTGTGTTTCTGGAATGGGTCTTTAGATATATGAAAGACTCAGATTTTAAGAGTATAACACCATCAAGATATTTAGATAAATATAAGGTTAACCAGATAGTTGATGTAAATCTTTCAAGCTGGGGTGCAAACGGATATTATGATGTATGGCTTGATGAAAGAAATGACTATGTATACAGACATCTCCACAAGGCAGCACAAAAAATGATAGAGCTGGCAAACGGACGTGATCCTGAAACTGAACTGGAAGAAAGAGCATTAAATCAGGCTGCACGCGAGCTTCTCATGGCTCAGACTTCGTGCTGGGAGTTTATTATGTATACTGAAACAATGGTAGGATATGCCAAAAAGAAAATAAGCGATCACATAAACAGATTATATAAGATTTATGAAGATTTTAAGGGAAAGACTCTCGAAGAAGAATGGCTTTGTGAAATAGAGAGCAGAGATAATATATTTCCTACAATGAATTATAGTATATATAAGAGTGAGAGACTGTAAATATCTGGATTAATTTAAAGAATTACAATTACATTATAAATAGAACCAAGGAGATATTGCAGAAAATCAGTGCAAAATTTCTTATGGTTCTTTTTTATATTATGACAAACAGTTGTCAGGTTTTGTGTAATAGACTAATAATAAATGAAAAGAGGTGTTTTTATGAAAAGTTACGATAATTTTTTTCTTCCGGCTGATGATATGGAAGTCGCAGAGGAATATTATTCAGAAATTTTGGGATTATCAATAAAGTTTAAATTTGAAAATATCGGAATGACAGCTTTTAATGTAGGAAAAGAAGAACCTGCAATAATCCTGAAAGACAGAAAAATATATGCTGATATGAAGCCTACAATCTGGTTTACCGTGGATAATGTCATGGAAGAATATGAAAAACTATTGAAAAAAGGAGTGGAATTTCTCTCGGAGCCTTTTAAAATAAAAACAGGAATGGCAGCAGAATTCTGTGATCCCTTTGGAAACAGACTGGGAATAACTGATTATTCAGGTGTTCAAAAGTAAATTTCGGCAGGTATCTGACTGACAAAAGAAGAAATCTAACAGCATTAATATTTTAAATGACAGAAATCTGAAAAATAAAAACAGGAAAATATGAATAGAAGCAGATTCATTTTCTGGAAAATATCATTTTACAAATCTGGTGTATAAAAAAATAACTATTATATCAGAAGCTTCAGGAAAATAATATCGAGCTTTCCTGTCTGCTTCTGATATTTTAGTTATAAAAAAAGGTTATTTAGATTTTGATATATTTACAGCCGGCTTAATATAAATATTTTCTTTAGATAAGTATCAGCTGTTTTGAATATAAGCAGGATAAAAATATTAATAACGTGTTCTTTTCAGCCAGTTTCTGAAATATTCCCTGAACAGTTCGGGCTGTTCTATCTGCAGGTTATGCCCTGCCCCGTCAAGTATGGAAAAACCAGCACGAGGAAAATTATCAAGCAGTTTAAACATATCTTTGTAACCGACACTGTCATCCTGTCTTCCAGTGATTATAGCAGAAGGTTTATTATATGTAAGACTTTCAAAGTCGTTTTCAAAAGAAAAGCCATATCCATTCTCCCTATAACGGGCAAGAAAATCCTGATCGGCGATTTTAATTGACGGAAGTATATTAGTCCTATAGTCTGCCCATGTTTCATCTGTACTTATAACAGCCATTTCGTTGAATTCCTTGATTTCATTCTCAAAATCTCCGGAATCAGTAATTTTTTCTGAAAAAACAACAGTAAAAGAGGGAAGATTTCTTTCATTATAATCTGAAATAATGCACGGACACAGAAAAAATACTCCATCTGTCTGATGCTGCAGCTTTTTCAGTATTCCCATAGAAAGATAACAGCCGTATGATTCGGCAGCAAGCAAAAAGCTTTCTCCGTCAGTGATATAGTTAATAAATTCCAGAAGAACTTCCAGCATTATGTCTGCATTTTTTATCCAAGGTACGGCTTTTGTCTGCCCCATTCCCGGTAGATCAATATAAATTCGTTTATATTGTATTTTCTCCTCTTGAAACACAGGTTCAAGACAGCTTTTCATAAGATGATGATCTACTGTATAACCGTGTATACAGATAACGGGTTTGCCTTCACCGCAGATCTCGTAATGAATATTCAGATCCTTTATTTTATATTCCATATTTCCTCCATATTAAAAAAAACTTTATTAATTATATATTATAGAGGAAAAAAGCCGTAAAATCAAATCTTACTGTTGTTTTTACCTAAAAATCAGAACTATATCAGTATATTTTTTGATATAATATTTAAATTTTAAATTAAAAGCTTTTATTGCTTTCTGAAAGCACTTTCCAGCTTATATCAGGATAAGTGTATCGTCTTCTTTTTTGAGTTTTATTTTTAAAATTAACAGCCTTTTTAGGACAATACTGTATACATGCAGTACATTGTTCGCAATGATGTAAAAACTCAGGCTTTTTACCTTCCAGTTTTATATTTTCCACCGGACAGACTTTTACACATATTCCGCAGGAAATACAGTCATCCGAGACATTGAAAAATTTATCCTTGGCAGGAACGGCCTTCATCTCTTTGTGATACCACCATTCTAACAGCGGATTTTTATTTCCGGTTTTGTTTTTATACTTATTTTTAATGTTTTCGATAATAGGAATAAGGTCTTTAGCAGATTTTTCAGTTATTTCCTTTACATTTTCTTTCATATTATACATAACTACATAGTTTGAGAACATTTTTAATTTTGCTGAATAGTCAAGGTGAACGCCTTTCTGCTCCAGAAGCTCCTTTAACTGTACGAATCCATTGCCTATAATGCTGCCGCATGTATTAACCGTATAATAATAGATGTCTTTATCTTCCGGCAGTATTAATTTTGAAATATAGTCAGCGACTTTGGCAGGAAGACCTGCAAAATATACAGGATATACAAAACCTATACTTTCATAGCTTCCTTCAAATTCATAAATGTGACTGCTCCCCATCGGAATGATTTCCGCGTTTGAAATATTTTCTGATATAGTTTTTGCTACTTTGAGATTATTTCCTGTGCCTGAAAAATAAAAAATTAGATTTTTTCCCATATTTTTCTCCTTATAAAATAAATTTTAACTGTATCAAATATTTATTCAATACAATAGTTAGTTCTGTGAATTAACTATTTTTATAAATTTTGAATAAAAAATTTTCATTTTTACTCAATAACCAGACATAATAAATGTACAAGCTGTTTGTATTCCTCTTCTGTGAGTTTTTCCGCAATATATTTTTCAAGATCATTATGTGCCAGACGACAGCTGTTAAAAATTTTCAGACCATTTTTGGTAAGCTTTATATAAAATGTACGCTTATCTGTCATGGACTGCTCTTTATAAACAAGATTCTGTTTTATTAATTTATTTACAATAGCAGTTATTGCAGGCTTGCTCAAATTTAATTTCTGGGCCAGCTCTCCGTAAGTAGGAGACTCCATATCGCCGATGACATCAATATACTGAAAGAAATTTACATTAATATTTTCTGCGTTATATTTTTCCAGCTCATGTATTTTATAGTTTAAAAATCTTTTGGAAAGAATTTCAATAATATCTGCAAGTTTCATAATTATTCACCTGTTTTTACAAAAATAGTTAATTCATTGAACTAATTATATTATAGATTTATGGTAATGTCAACAGAAAAATAGAAAATTATTTAGAGGATCGTATTGTTTATGACTGGATATAGCAATAATAACTATATATTTTAAAAAAAGTGAAAATAAAAAAATCCATATAAAAAGCAGGTTATAAAAGCTATATACATGGATTTTTTATTATGATTAGTTATCTATAAAAGAGGTATCTCCTACTTTTTCAAGGGAAAATTTTCCGTTTTCTATTTTTAGGATTGTGAGACTGCAGTTTGGAACAGTTTCTCCGTTATATTCATCCGGAATATACAAATGTAAAATAGTCGGTATTATGTTTCCATGTGAAACAACAAGAGCATTTCCTCCCCCTTTTTCAGCAGTATCCTTAATAAGGAAGTCAACGCCTTCTTTAGCACGTTTTAGGATATCATCATAATTTTCAGCTGTTTTTGCAGGATCATTTCGGGCAATTGAATCAGCAATTTCCCTGTCAGTGGTAAGAGCCGTGAATTCTTCCCAGTTTGAACGGTCAAGCCTGAATTCCATATTTTTTTCCTCAAATAAAGGAACCCACATATTTACTTCGTCAATTCCTTCATAGCCTCCGTAATTCCATTCTCTGAGACCGAATACTTCCTGCAGCACGGGTTTTTCATTTTTATTGGCACTAAGAATGAATCCGGCAGTATCGGCAGCCCTTTTGATATCACTGGAATAAGCGGTATTAAAAACAATGTCCTTTATACCTTCACCAACTTTTTTCGCCTGTGATATTCCGAGCTCGCTGAGAGGGCTGTCAGTCCAGCCGTGTACTTTAGCTTCCAGATTAGAGACAGTTTTTCCGTGCCTTACAATATAAAGAAATATTGGTTCGTTTTGACATTCTGATTTTTCCATATCTTCCTCCCTGTATTAGAAAAATTTATTTGGCAGACTGATGGAATATATTCCAGAAAAACAGTCCGGCAGTATATTTTCTTAATAATTTTTACCTCATTTTCCGTGAGATTGCAACAGGAAATTCTGAATGGGACAGGATTTAGTACTGTATATTATGGGGGAGGGATTTCCTTGATGTTATTGTTGTATGGTTTTACAGTTATTTAAAATTTTACTTGCAAAAATGATAAAACAGGGATGGGATCAGAATTATAAGGGTGAAAAGCACTTAAGCAGTATCTCGAAATGTAAGAAAAGCTAATGCTTTGAGGAATGAGTTTTCATTTTTTTACATAATATATATAAAATGTTATAATCAAGGAAAAATATTGGAGGGGAATATGTCAGGAGTAAAAGGAAAGAGTGGAAGAAAGCCGGGATTTAAAAATCCAAATGCCGGAAGACCGGAGAAATCAAAAGAAAATAAAAAAGTAACATTAAGTATCAGAATTAGTCCTGAAAATTTGAAATGGCTGAATGAGAATATAAAAAATAAATCAGAATACATAGATAATTTATTGATAAATGAAAGAAACAAAAAATAACTTAATTTTAATAAAAGTATTGCTTAAATTAAAATGTTGTGTTATATTATTGATATAAATAAATGGAGGGATATCAATGATATCAAAAGAAACAATATTTAACACATTATTTGAGGAAAATATGAGAGCAGATTAATATGTGAAGCACCAAAGAAAGCTGGATGTGTTATCTAGCTTTTTTATATATATTCTGCTAAAATATTTTTAGGAATTTATAAAAGCCTGAAATTGCATAATTGGAGGAATACAGATGTTTGAAAAAAAATTCAAAAAATACAAACAGACCTCGGATACTTTTCGAATAGGAATATTATTAAGTATGGCAGGGGGATTTACAGATGCCTATACTTT from Sebaldella termitidis ATCC 33386 includes the following:
- a CDS encoding VOC family protein, encoding MKSYDNFFLPADDMEVAEEYYSEILGLSIKFKFENIGMTAFNVGKEEPAIILKDRKIYADMKPTIWFTVDNVMEEYEKLLKKGVEFLSEPFKIKTGMAAEFCDPFGNRLGITDYSGVQK
- a CDS encoding alpha/beta fold hydrolase; protein product: MEYKIKDLNIHYEICGEGKPVICIHGYTVDHHLMKSCLEPVFQEEKIQYKRIYIDLPGMGQTKAVPWIKNADIMLEVLLEFINYITDGESFLLAAESYGCYLSMGILKKLQHQTDGVFFLCPCIISDYNERNLPSFTVVFSEKITDSGDFENEIKEFNEMAVISTDETWADYRTNILPSIKIADQDFLARYRENGYGFSFENDFESLTYNKPSAIITGRQDDSVGYKDMFKLLDNFPRAGFSILDGAGHNLQIEQPELFREYFRNWLKRTRY
- a CDS encoding EFR1 family ferrodoxin (N-terminal region resembles flavodoxins. C-terminal ferrodoxin region binds two 4Fe-4S clusters.), coding for MGKNLIFYFSGTGNNLKVAKTISENISNAEIIPMGSSHIYEFEGSYESIGFVYPVYFAGLPAKVADYISKLILPEDKDIYYYTVNTCGSIIGNGFVQLKELLEQKGVHLDYSAKLKMFSNYVVMYNMKENVKEITEKSAKDLIPIIENIKNKYKNKTGNKNPLLEWWYHKEMKAVPAKDKFFNVSDDCISCGICVKVCPVENIKLEGKKPEFLHHCEQCTACIQYCPKKAVNFKNKTQKRRRYTYPDISWKVLSESNKSF
- a CDS encoding MarR family winged helix-turn-helix transcriptional regulator, whose product is MKLADIIEILSKRFLNYKIHELEKYNAENINVNFFQYIDVIGDMESPTYGELAQKLNLSKPAITAIVNKLIKQNLVYKEQSMTDKRTFYIKLTKNGLKIFNSCRLAHNDLEKYIAEKLTEEEYKQLVHLLCLVIE
- a CDS encoding histidine phosphatase family protein, which gives rise to MEKSECQNEPIFLYIVRHGKTVSNLEAKVHGWTDSPLSELGISQAKKVGEGIKDIVFNTAYSSDIKRAADTAGFILSANKNEKPVLQEVFGLREWNYGGYEGIDEVNMWVPLFEEKNMEFRLDRSNWEEFTALTTDREIADSIARNDPAKTAENYDDILKRAKEGVDFLIKDTAEKGGGNALVVSHGNIIPTILHLYIPDEYNGETVPNCSLTILKIENGKFSLEKVGDTSFIDN